The following DNA comes from Kitasatospora sp. NBC_01287.
AGTCACCGGGACCCTCCCGGCGGCCCAGGTGCGCTCCGTCTCCCTCTTCAGCGACGGCGTGGCCGACTACGTGGACGCCTACCGCCAGGCCACCTGGCCCCAAGTCCTCGACCTGCTCGACGAACAGGGCCCCACCCCCCTGATCGACCGCGTCCGATCCGCCGAACAGCACGACCCCCAAGGCCGCCGCTGGCCCCGCTTCAAACTCCACGACGACGCCACCGCCGTGCACTGGATCCCGGCGCAGCCCTAGCAACACCACGTGAGCCCAACCGCTCAGCCATGCGGACCGCTCGGCCGGCCAAGGTCGCGGACTCGCCGACCGACTCCGGCAGCAGCTGGATCGGCCGGCAGCAGGCTGACGCCCGGATCACCGACCCGGATCACCGACCCGGATCACCACTCCATAGATGCTGCGTCGAACGGACGTTGATCACCCCTTACTAGCTTCTCCTCTCACCGGGGAAAAGCCCCGGTGAACAGCGCACATCGCACGCCGGAAGGAGATGCACCCATGAAGGTCCTCTTCGCCATCAGCAACGCCGTTCGCGGCCGCCAGAGCCTCAAGGCCAGCGCCTGGTACATCTGGTACTAGGCGCACCCGCACCTCCGGCCCGCTCCCCAGGCCTGGCCGGCTGTGCATCGGTCCGGGTCCGCGCACGGCACGTCGCCCTCATCGGCGCCCGGCCGAGCGCGGACCCTCTGCCTTTCCGCCCGGAGACCCCTCGGAGCACCCCCATGCCGTCGCCGTCCTCCCACCCCGCCTCCGCCCACCCGGCGCACGGGCGCACCACCGTCTTCGCGCCGCGACTCGCCGCCCTGCTCCGGGACCACCTGGGCAAGGACCTGGTCCGGCTGGAGCCCGACACGATCGGGATCGCCGGCCCCGAGCTCACCGACCGCATCCTCGCCGCGCGGCGGGCCACCGAGCTGGAGCGGCCCACCTTCAAGCCGCTGCACGGGCGCTCGATCGCGCGGCCCGAAGCCTCCTCGGTGATGCGGACGGTCGGCCGCGACGTGCGGGCGGCACTGGAGAGGCCGCTGCCGACCGGGGTCGACCTCAGTGGGCCGTGGCCGATCACCGGGCACCTGTTCCTGCGGGACCTCATCCTCGGCGCCGACCCCTACCGGCTGCGCGTCCTGATGAGCCGCAACCTCGAACTGACGACGGTGCTGACCTGGTCCGTGATCGCGGCCGGCGCCGCGCTGCCGGGCCGGGCCAGGCCGAACGCCGGGCCGAACGCCGGGCGGACCGCCCTGGCCGGCCTCGTCGCCGACGCCACCAACTACCAGGACCGGCGCTACGCGATGGGCATGTACCGGCGGGCGGCGGCCCCGGTCTGCTTCACCGTCTCCACCCTGGTCGCGAACGCGCTCTGGCTCGGCGCGCCGTTCGACGAGGGGGTCTCGAACCGGAACATCATCCACGAGTCGCTGCGGCTGCTGCCGCCGTCCTGGAACATGCTGCGCCGCGCCTGCCCCGAGTTCCCGCAGATCGACCCGCGGATCGGCACGGCGGACGACGTGCTGATCCTGCCGCTGCTCTCGCAGCGCGACCCGGCGCTCTGGGAGGCGCCGGACGAGTTCCGCCCGGAGCGCTGGGACGAGTTGGACCCGGACACCGCGCCCGGCTACCTGCCCTTCGGCCACTCCTCGGAGCGCTGCTGGGGACGGCACATGGTGATGCCGCTCGCCGAGCTGCTGCTGGACCTGCTCCGGGAGAACGGCCTGACGGTCGACCCGGAGCAGCGCCGGGCCAAGGTCTCGCTGCTCGGTCTGCTCGGGGTCGACGAGATCCGGGTGAAGCGGGTGCGGCAGCCGCACCTGACGCGTCCGCTCGCGGGGGCGGCCCCGGCGGCCGGCTGAACGGGTCGCCGGCTGGGCGCGCCCGGGCCGGCGCGGGAGACTGGAGCTGGACGGCCCACCCGGACCGTCCGCCCCACGCCGCGTGCCCGCCCCCGCCGCGCGCCCGCCTCC
Coding sequences within:
- a CDS encoding tryptorubin family RiPP precursor, which translates into the protein MKVLFAISNAVRGRQSLKASAWYIWY
- a CDS encoding cytochrome P450, with the translated sequence MPSPSSHPASAHPAHGRTTVFAPRLAALLRDHLGKDLVRLEPDTIGIAGPELTDRILAARRATELERPTFKPLHGRSIARPEASSVMRTVGRDVRAALERPLPTGVDLSGPWPITGHLFLRDLILGADPYRLRVLMSRNLELTTVLTWSVIAAGAALPGRARPNAGPNAGRTALAGLVADATNYQDRRYAMGMYRRAAAPVCFTVSTLVANALWLGAPFDEGVSNRNIIHESLRLLPPSWNMLRRACPEFPQIDPRIGTADDVLILPLLSQRDPALWEAPDEFRPERWDELDPDTAPGYLPFGHSSERCWGRHMVMPLAELLLDLLRENGLTVDPEQRRAKVSLLGLLGVDEIRVKRVRQPHLTRPLAGAAPAAG